A segment of the Calditrichota bacterium genome:
CGGCTGGCAAAGTCTCCTCTGGTGGATGGAAGAGCAGCACCGCCCGGAGGAAGGCAAGATAGGGGTCCTTGACGCGAATGGCCGGAATGGGACATTCGCCCTGAAAGTCGTGCCCGAGGATGATGGCCGAGGCGCGCGTGGATGAGACGAACTTGGCGTACTTGGGGTTGGCCAGGAAAGTCAGCTCCCCTTGGTGCGCGTCCTGGATCTTGCCCAGACCGGTGATGCGCACCTGTCCATCCCCGGTGACCGTGCCACCCACGCGGGCGGCGATGTCAGCCAGCGTCATCGCCACGGGTCGCTCGCCAGCTGCCCCGACCTCTAACCTTTGGAGCTGGTGGTCTTGACGCTCTTGTTGAGCTCCTCAATCACGCGGTCCGTGAGGTCTGGCTGGTCTGGCGCCGCGTACACGATGTTGCCGTTGACGCCGTCAAAGATGTAGGTGAACCCTTCTGCCTCACCAATCTTCTTGATCACCGCGGTGATGGAGTTGATGATGGGCTCCATGAGCTCCCGTTCCTTGCGGAAGGCCTCGCCATTCTGTCCCCACTTTTCCATCTGGAACTGCTGGATGCTCATGTAGAGGTTCTGGATCTCCTGCTGCTTTTCCTGCTTGCGCTGTTCACTGAGCAGCAGGCTCTGGGATTCCAGCTGGTCGGACAGCTCTTGCAGCTGGCGCTGCATCTCCCGCACCTGGGCCTCCCAACCTGCATTGATCTCGTCGAACTTTTTCTGCGCGTCCTGCGCCTCTTTGTAGTTCTGCAAGATCTTCTGCGAGTTGATGTAGCCGATCTTCATCTTCTGCGCCAATGCTGCGTCGGCAACAAGGGCAATGACCAACAGGCCCATCACCAAGGTCAAAACGCGTGCTTTCACTGTTACCTCCTCGCGCTTGCTGATAAGACTGCTGCCGCTCGCGGAACGCGACGGCTCCTCCGTTCACGCTTGTTTCTCAAAAACCTCTGCCAAAGACAAAGTGAGGCACCCACCTGCCACGCCGCTCTCCTGTTCTGGCGTCGACGTTGTCAAAGCCGTAGGCATAGTCAAAGCCGAGGATGCCGATCATGGGCATGTACACGCGCGCGCCCAGGCCGACGGAGCGCTTGAGGTCGGTGGGGTCCGTGCGCGTCATGGTCGGCCAGGTATTGCCCGCCTCCGCGAAGATCAGGCCAAACACCGTAGGGTTGGGCACGATAGGCAAGCGCAGCTCGGCAGTGTACTTGAGCAGTACGCGGTCACCCATGGCGCTTGCGTAACCTGCCAGTGGATCCTGATAGCCGCGCAGTGGCGTGGAGCGCGACATCCCCTCGCCGCCGATGAAGAACAGGTCGAGGTACGGGATGCGCGAATCCCGGGCAAACCCGTCCATGTAGCCCGCTTCCAGGCCCAAGTGGAGGATCAACTGCCAGAAGGCCGGCAGGAACCAGTCGCTGGAGAACTGATGCTTGTGGTAGCCGACGTTGCCACCCAAGGGGCCGCCGGCAATCTGCGTCTGCACAGTGACCTGCGAGCCGCGCCGTGGAAACTCCGGATGGTCGAGGCTGTTGCGGGAGATGATCTGGGCAATGCTGCGGCTGGTTAATGGCCCCATCTCCTCGTAACGCTTGAAGTAGGGGTTGGTCTCCAGCAAGATAGGCAAAAAGTCCGACAGCTGCGTCTGGTCCACCGCGAAAATCCAGTCCCCGCGGAAGTAGTTGTCCGGCCAGCGGAAGCGCCTCCCCACGCGCAGCGAACCGCCACGGCTGCGCTGCCGGTAGCCGATGTACAGCGGGTCCCGCCTTGTGTCGTAAAAGCTGAAACCTGCCAGCGTGGGCGTGTCAAGTAACCAAGGCTCGGTGAAGCTGATCATGAACGACCTGAAGCTGCGCCCAAAGTTCCAATCAAAGCTCAGGCGCTGGCCGTTGCCGAACAGGTTGTTCATGGACACGCCGATGCTGCCAATCATCTTGTCGCGCTCGCTCCACCCGGCAGACATGTTCGCCGTGTCGGTGGACTTTTCTTCCACTTTGAACTCGACGTCCACCTGCTTCTCGTCCACGGGTTGCACCTTGGGTTCCACGTTGGCGAAGTAGTTGAGCATGTACACCTCGCGCTGGCTGCGGATCAGCAGCTCGCGGTTGAACACTTCGCCCGGCCGGATGCGCAACTCGCGGCGTATCACTTTCTCCTTGGTCTTGGTGTTGCCAGTGATGTGAATCTTGTGGATGTGCGCCTGGTCGTTCTCCATCACCACGAAGTGGATGTCCACCCGGTCATTGCCCACTGGGCGCTCCTTGGGGCTGATGGTGGCGTAAATGTAGCCGTTGTCGTAGTACAGACCGCCGATCTTTTCGAA
Coding sequences within it:
- a CDS encoding UDP-3-O-(3-hydroxymyristoyl)glucosamine N-acyltransferase, which gives rise to MAMTLADIAARVGGTVTGDGQVRITGLGKIQDAHQGELTFLANPKYAKFVSSTRASAIILGHDFQGECPIPAIRVKDPYLAFLRAVLLFHPPEETLPAGVHPAAVVDPSAELGEGVAIGPLAVVGRQVRLGRNV
- a CDS encoding OmpH family outer membrane protein gives rise to the protein MKARVLTLVMGLLVIALVADAALAQKMKIGYINSQKILQNYKEAQDAQKKFDEINAGWEAQVREMQRQLQELSDQLESQSLLLSEQRKQEKQQEIQNLYMSIQQFQMEKWGQNGEAFRKERELMEPIINSITAVIKKIGEAEGFTYIFDGVNGNIVYAAPDQPDLTDRVIEELNKSVKTTSSKG
- the bamA gene encoding outer membrane protein assembly factor BamA translates to MRFRPLKVLIAGLALVMLMVNGNALLGQTGKRSVKLLGLSVEGNKTADGNMIRLSSGLTVGNQITSDDIQNAIRQLWSLDIFSDVQILLDREVADGVFLSIKVSEYPRLEKVEIEGNKKLKKEEIDNKLNFYRGQVVSQRALQRARRKLKDAYKEKGHLLAKIDMQVRPTETPDRVVVRVVIDEGKKVQIKKIDFLGNVAFDDGKLRKQMKDTKEDRWWRGADFDRKKYEQDLEKVVEFYHNHGYRDAEILRDSVYYGSAGDDMYIAIWVHEGEQYRFGSITWEGNKVYSQEELARLLDFKEGDIYDKGKLNKAVFEKIGGLYYDNGYIYATISPKERPVGNDRVDIHFVVMENDQAHIHKIHITGNTKTKEKVIRRELRIRPGEVFNRELLIRSQREVYMLNYFANVEPKVQPVDEKQVDVEFKVEEKSTDTANMSAGWSERDKMIGSIGVSMNNLFGNGQRLSFDWNFGRSFRSFMISFTEPWLLDTPTLAGFSFYDTRRDPLYIGYRQRSRGGSLRVGRRFRWPDNYFRGDWIFAVDQTQLSDFLPILLETNPYFKRYEEMGPLTSRSIAQIISRNSLDHPEFPRRGSQVTVQTQIAGGPLGGNVGYHKHQFSSDWFLPAFWQLILHLGLEAGYMDGFARDSRIPYLDLFFIGGEGMSRSTPLRGYQDPLAGYASAMGDRVLLKYTAELRLPIVPNPTVFGLIFAEAGNTWPTMTRTDPTDLKRSVGLGARVYMPMIGILGFDYAYGFDNVDARTGERRGRWVPHFVFGRGF